The Parambassis ranga chromosome 19, fParRan2.1, whole genome shotgun sequence genome contains a region encoding:
- the gabarapl2 gene encoding gamma-aminobutyric acid receptor-associated protein-like 2 yields the protein MKWMFKEDHSLEHRCVESAKIRNKYPDRVPVIVEKVSGSQIVDIDKRKYLVPSDITVAQFMWIIRKRIQLPSEKAIFLFVDKTVPQSSLTMGQLYDKEKDEDGFLYVAYSGENTFGYKTFSTAQG from the exons ATGAAATGGATGTTTAAAGAGGACCATTCCCTCG AGCACCGATGTGTGGAGTCAGCCAAAATACGCAACAAATACCCTGACAGAGTACCG GTGATCGTGGAGAAGGTGTCCGGCTCTCAGATAGTGGACATTGACAAGAGGAAGTACCTGGTGCCCTCTGACATCACAGTGGCCCAGTTCATGTGGATCATCAGGAAACGCATCCAGCTGCCTTCAGAGAAAGCCATCTTCCTCTTTGTGGACAAAACTGTCCCCCAGTCCAG TCTGACAATGGGCCAGCTGTATGACAAGGAGAAGGACGAGGACGGCTTCCTGTACGTGGCGTACAGCGGAGAGAACACCTTCGGTTACAAAACCTTTTCTACAGCACAGGGTTAA
- the adat1 gene encoding tRNA-specific adenosine deaminase 1, translating into MVNADEVAKLCYERFSQLPRRGKPEPGREWTLLAAVVKVSRCSGSDSDEKEVVSMGTGTKCIGQTAMSPSGDVLNDSHAEVIARRGCVRYLIQELQRAVSGQGSSVFCPADEAGRWKLQPGVSFLFFTSHTPCGDASIIPMTDSQSQPCPPVTPVEDGEHSDGGGGGLKRKAEKPTEEQDSKLPRLEEAKQEESESLSSDGNPTHTAVETDSQENKSRYSTDRSHCVGAGLHPRLPDIHRTGAKCVLGGSTDPRQPGVGYHSTGVLRVKPGRGEPTLSLSCSDKLARWTVLGFQGALLSHYLQEALYFSTVVVGKCPYSQDVMHRALVTRCSHVSDLPAGFRVCPPVLLQSSLEFPFSQAQTELQHLAGQGRMSPCGAAISWCNVTEQPLDVTANGYKHGVTKKALGTPKARSLLCKWELFRSFLSLVAATEPSARPDSLRAPELQTYWDYKKASGPYQRAWQQLCSQAFPLWPCSDRSLLLFQQ; encoded by the exons ATGGTGAACGCGGATGAAGTCGCCAAGTTGTGCTACGAGCGGTTCAGCCAGCTCCCCCGCAGAGGGAAGCCGGAGCCGGGCAGAGAGTGGACCCTGCTGGCCGCCGTGGTCAAAGTCAGCCGGTGCTCGGGCTCAGACTCAG atgAGAAGGAGGTTGTTTCCATGGGAACAGGGACGAAATGCATTGGACAGACAGCTATGAGTcccagcg GTGATGTGCTGAACGACAGCCATGCAGAAGTCATCGCCAGAAGGGGCTGCGTCAGGTACCTGATCCAGGAGCTGCAGCGCGCCGTGAGCGGCCAGGGCAGCTCAGTGTTCTGCCCGGCGGATGAAGCAGGAAGGTGGAAGCTTCAGCCAGGAGtgtccttcctcttcttcaccagTCACACCCCCT GTGGTGATGCCTCCATCATCCCCATGACTGACAGCCAGTCTCAGCCCTGCCCTCCTGTCACACCTGTGGAGGATGGTGaacacagtgatggaggaggaggaggcctgaAAAGGAAAGCTGAGAAACCCACTGAAGAGCAGGACTCTAAGCTGCCCCGTTTGGAGGAGGCGAAGCAGGAGGAATCTGAATCTTTGTCATCTGACGGTAaccctacacacacagctgtggaaaCGGACTCACAGGAGAACAAATCCAGATACTCCACAGACCGCAGTCACTGTGTTGGTGCTGGACTCCACCCACGTCTCCCAGACATCCACAGAACCGGAGCCAAGTGCGTCCTGGGCGGCTCCACCGACCCCAGGCAGCCTGGGGTCGGGTACCACAGCACAGGGGTGCTCAGAGTGAAACCGGGGCGAGGAGAACCGACTCTGTCCCTGTCCTGCAGCGACAAGCTGGCCCGCTGGACGGTGCTGGGCTTCCAGGGTGCCCTGCTGTCCCACTACCTGCAGGAGGCGCTGTACTTCAGCACCGTGGTGGTGGGGAAGTGTCCCTACAGCCAGGACGTCATGCACAGAGCTCTGGTCACAAG GTGTTCTCATGTGTCGGACCTCCCTGCTGGCTTCCGTGTTTGTCCGCCTGTTCTGCTCCAGTCCAGCCTGGAGTTTCCCTTCAGCCAGGCCCAGACCGAGCTCCAGCACCTGGCCGGACAGGGCCGCATGTCCCCCTGTGGGGCAG CCATCAGCTGGTGTAATGTGACAGAGcagccactagatgtcactgcTAATGGCTACAAACATGGAGTCACTAAGAAGGCCCTGGGTACACCTAAAGCCAG gtctCTCCTTTGTAAATGGGAGCTGTTCcgctccttcctctctctggtAGCAGCCACAGAGCCTTCAGCTCGGCCCGACTCTCTCAG GGCTCCGGAGCTGCAGACCTACTGGGACTACAAGAAGGCGTCCGGGCCGTACCAGCGGGCCTGGCAGCAGCTGTGCAGCCAGGCCTTCCCTCTGTGGCCGTGCAGCGACAGAAGCCTGCTGCTCTTTCAGCAGTGA